TCGCGGGCCACCAGCACCAGGTTGTGTCCCTCGGCCGCGAGCCGTCGGGCGAACGCGGCCCCGATCCCCGCGGTCGCTCCCGTAATCAGTGCAGTCGTCATAGGCGGCACGTTAGTGCCCCCGTGTGGGAACGCGGGGGAGGCCCCTTGCCAGCCGGAATTCCGTGCCTGCCCAGGGGCCTTGTCCGAGGTTTTCCCTACCCGCCGTGCTTGGCGACGTATGCGCGGGCGTCCTTCAGCAGCTCGGGGTGGAGCGCCTCGCCGGCCGCGAGCACCCGGGGCAGCAGCTCCCGCTCGGTGGTGTCGGCCCGGAACGAGAGCTCGACCGTCACCTCGTGATCCGGCCTGTGCACGATCTCGATCGCGTCGCCCGCGCGGATCTCGCCGGGCTCGACGACCCGCAGATACGCGCCGGGCGCGCCGTGCCGCATGAAGCGCTTGACCCAGCCCTTCTCACCCAGCCAGCTCGCGAACGTACGACACGGAGTGCGGCCGCTTGTCACCTCCAGCACCACCTCGTCGCCTATCCGCCAGCGCTCACCGATCTTCGCCCCGGTCACATCGAGCCCGCTCGTCGTGAGGTTCTCCCCGAAGGAGCCGTTGGCTATCGACCGCCCCAACTCCCGCTCCCAGAAGTCCAGATCTTCGCGCGCGAACGCGTACACGGCCTGGTGGGTCCCGCCGTGGTGCCGAAGATCGCAGACCGTGTCCCCGACGACGCCGCCGGCCCCTTGTCCCTTGGGGCCCGGCTCCATCACCCGGACGGCCCCCTCGGCCGGCCGCTTGTCGATGCCGGTCGTGCCGCCCGCGGAGTCGGTGTACTCGACGGTCTTCGGCCGTCCCACATTCACGGTCAGAAGCTTCATGGACGCCACGCTAAACCCCCTGCCTCAAACGAACCATCCAATTTATAGCCTTCCCTCCAAGGGTCCCTTATATTCGAAGAGTGATCGAAGCCCGTCATCTCCGTGTCCTGCGCGCCGTTGCCGCCACCGGCTCATTCTCGGCGGCCGCGCGCACGCTGGGCTGCACACAGCCCGCCGTCAGCCAGCAGATGAAGGCGCTCGAGACGTCCGCGGGAACCCCGCTGCTGATCCGTACAGGTCGCGAGATGCGGCTCACCCAGGCGGGTGAGGCGCTCGTGCGGCACGCCTCGGGAATCCTCGCCGGCCTCACCGCCGCCGAGGAGGAGATCGCCGCCATCGCCGGTCTGCGGGCGGGCCGTGTCCGGCTGGTCTCGTTCTCCAGTGGCAGCTCCACGCTTGTGCCGACCGCGCTCGCCGCCCTGCGCGCGGCCCACCCGGGCACCCGCGTCTCTCTCGTCGAAGCCGAGCCGCCCCGCTCGGTGGAGATGCTGCGGGAGGGCGACTGCGATGTGGCGCTCGCCTTCCGTTATGGCGGGACGGACACGGAGTGGGACGACCTGACCGCCCGGCCGCTGCTCACCGACCGCCTCGTGGGCCTCGTCCCCGAGGGGCACCGCCTCGCCGGATCGGACTCCGTCGCCATCGGCGATCTGGCCGGCGAGCCCTGGATCGCGGGCTGCCCGCGCTGCCGCCGCCAGCTCGTCGAGGTCTGCGAGGAGGCGGGCTTCACCCCGCGTATCGACTTCGCCACCGACGACTACCCGGCGGTGATCGGCCTGGTCGCCGCCGGTCTGGGTGTCGCGGTCCTGCCCGAGCTGGCGATGGAGTCGGTTCGGCCCAAGGCCGCGCGCACCGTGACTGTGGAGCCCGCGGTCCAGCGAGAGATCGTCGCGCTCACGCTCCCGGACCTGGCGCAGGTCCCGGCGGTCGCCGCCATGCTCGACCAGCTGACTCTGGCCGCGTCACGACGGCCCTGACCGACCCCTGCTCACGAAGGGCGGGGGGTCGCTGCGGGAACGTTTCTTCGAACTTTTCGTACCGACGGGGTCAGCCTCGCGGTACGCCTCCCACGCTGGTCGCCGGGATCAGTCGATGCCGTGCGCGCCCCATCAGCTCCTCGCGCTCGTCCTCGGTCAGTCCGCCCCACACGCCGTACGGCTCCCGCACCGCCAGCGCGTGCGCCGCGCACTCCGCGCGGACCGGGCATCTCATGCAGACCTCTTTCGCCGAGTTCTCGCGCGCACTCCGTGCAGCACCACGCTCACCCTCGGGGTGGAAGAAGAGAGAGCTGTCCACCCCACGGCAGGCTGCGAGGAGCTGCCAGTCCCACAAATCGGCGTTGGGTCCGGGAAGGCGGGAGAAATCTGCCATAGCGCTTGTCCCCTTGAAACCGTGCTGAGTGGATACAGGACAGGTCGGATCAGAACGCGATACGAGTCGGATCCGGCACTCGTACCGTGACCACGACCGTACATCTACGGTGTTAGTAGATGTAAATATGACTCA
This portion of the Streptomyces sp. NBC_01750 genome encodes:
- a CDS encoding WhiB family transcriptional regulator translates to MADFSRLPGPNADLWDWQLLAACRGVDSSLFFHPEGERGAARSARENSAKEVCMRCPVRAECAAHALAVREPYGVWGGLTEDEREELMGRARHRLIPATSVGGVPRG
- a CDS encoding LysR family transcriptional regulator, which produces MIEARHLRVLRAVAATGSFSAAARTLGCTQPAVSQQMKALETSAGTPLLIRTGREMRLTQAGEALVRHASGILAGLTAAEEEIAAIAGLRAGRVRLVSFSSGSSTLVPTALAALRAAHPGTRVSLVEAEPPRSVEMLREGDCDVALAFRYGGTDTEWDDLTARPLLTDRLVGLVPEGHRLAGSDSVAIGDLAGEPWIAGCPRCRRQLVEVCEEAGFTPRIDFATDDYPAVIGLVAAGLGVAVLPELAMESVRPKAARTVTVEPAVQREIVALTLPDLAQVPAVAAMLDQLTLAASRRP
- a CDS encoding MOSC domain-containing protein, giving the protein MKLLTVNVGRPKTVEYTDSAGGTTGIDKRPAEGAVRVMEPGPKGQGAGGVVGDTVCDLRHHGGTHQAVYAFAREDLDFWERELGRSIANGSFGENLTTSGLDVTGAKIGERWRIGDEVVLEVTSGRTPCRTFASWLGEKGWVKRFMRHGAPGAYLRVVEPGEIRAGDAIEIVHRPDHEVTVELSFRADTTERELLPRVLAAGEALHPELLKDARAYVAKHGG